The Veillonella criceti genome contains the following window.
GAAATTTAAAAGGAGGAAAAGAAATATATGCAGAATAGAATTGAAGTAATGGCGAATGTAAAAGTTCAAATACTTAGAGAATTAATGTTAAAGCATGGTTTATCTTCTAAAGCTTTAGCTAAAGAAGCGGGAGTAGGTATTGTAACAATATATAATTTGTTAC
Protein-coding sequences here:
- a CDS encoding helix-turn-helix transcriptional regulator, which translates into the protein MQNRIEVMANVKVQILRELMLKHGLSSKALAKEAGVGIVTIYNLLRGKPCGIPIANKLAKALNVPVDELFTV